A single region of the Methylocystis echinoides genome encodes:
- a CDS encoding long-chain-acyl-CoA synthetase: protein MRITEAGGSMTAEASGGSVNKDWLRALKLTARIGENPARTLPDAFDEVARARPDAIALLSDSETFTFGGLAARSLHYARWAISQGLHKGDAVALVMEGRADYIAIWLGLSRIGVVTALINHNLTGAALTHCIRIAAPRVILCGTRFATACAELPPELEDVRLFVHDAAFVARLDAQSARPLDLPPTERPTLEDHALYIYTSGTTGLPKAAIVSHRRILSWALWFQGLIDVTPQDRMYNCLPLYHSVGGVVAVWATLLGGGSVLLRERFSASAFWPDIVKHECTLFQYIGELCRYLVHAAPSAEEGRHRLRMAIGNGLRPDVWPIFQQRFGIPRILEFYAATESNFSLYNVEGEPGAIGRIPAFLRARQSVRLVKFDEEAEAPARGPDGFCVACAADEAGEAIARIADDFEGYLDRAASEKKILRDVFEPGDAWMRSGDLMRKDARGFFYFVDRVGDSFRWKGENVSTAEVAEAIASYPGVRDVSVYGVEIPGRDGRAGMAAIVPDAGFDLAGLHAHLAARLPSYARPLFVRIAPALEVTETFKHRKRELAGEGFDPRRTRRDPVFFASPGGSIYLALDLALYEKIIGGAIAF from the coding sequence ATGCGCATCACTGAAGCGGGCGGATCGATGACAGCGGAAGCATCTGGTGGTTCGGTTAACAAAGACTGGCTGCGCGCACTGAAGCTGACCGCGCGGATCGGGGAGAACCCTGCCCGCACATTGCCCGACGCGTTCGACGAAGTGGCGCGCGCCCGCCCCGATGCAATTGCGCTTCTCTCCGACTCTGAAACTTTTACATTCGGGGGCCTCGCCGCCCGCTCGCTACACTATGCGCGGTGGGCGATTTCGCAGGGGCTTCACAAGGGCGATGCGGTCGCGCTGGTGATGGAGGGGCGCGCCGACTATATCGCGATCTGGCTGGGCCTCTCCCGCATTGGCGTCGTGACGGCGCTGATCAATCACAATCTGACCGGCGCGGCGCTCACTCATTGCATCCGCATCGCGGCGCCCCGCGTGATCCTGTGCGGGACGCGCTTCGCGACGGCCTGCGCGGAGCTGCCGCCAGAGCTCGAAGACGTTCGACTGTTCGTGCACGACGCTGCCTTCGTCGCGCGACTGGACGCGCAATCCGCGCGCCCGCTCGATCTCCCTCCGACAGAGCGCCCCACGCTCGAAGATCACGCGCTTTACATTTATACATCTGGCACAACGGGCCTGCCAAAGGCCGCGATCGTCTCTCATCGGCGCATCCTGAGTTGGGCGCTGTGGTTTCAGGGGCTGATCGACGTCACGCCGCAGGACCGCATGTACAATTGCCTGCCGCTCTATCATTCCGTTGGCGGCGTCGTCGCCGTCTGGGCGACGCTGCTCGGCGGCGGCTCTGTCCTGCTGCGCGAGCGCTTTTCGGCGAGCGCCTTCTGGCCCGATATCGTGAAACATGAGTGCACGCTGTTCCAGTATATCGGCGAGCTCTGCCGCTATCTCGTCCATGCCGCGCCGTCGGCCGAGGAAGGGCGTCACCGGCTGCGCATGGCGATCGGCAATGGACTGCGGCCCGATGTCTGGCCCATCTTCCAGCAGCGTTTCGGCATCCCGCGCATTCTTGAATTTTACGCGGCGACGGAGAGTAATTTCTCGCTCTATAATGTTGAGGGCGAGCCGGGCGCGATCGGCCGGATACCGGCCTTTCTGCGGGCCCGCCAGTCCGTGCGCCTGGTGAAATTCGACGAGGAGGCCGAGGCGCCGGCACGGGGGCCGGATGGTTTTTGCGTCGCTTGCGCCGCCGATGAGGCGGGCGAGGCGATCGCCCGCATCGCGGACGATTTCGAAGGCTATCTCGACCGCGCCGCCTCGGAAAAGAAAATCCTGCGCGATGTTTTCGAGCCGGGCGACGCGTGGATGCGCAGCGGCGATCTGATGCGCAAGGATGCGCGCGGCTTTTTCTATTTCGTCGATCGCGTCGGCGACAGTTTTCGCTGGAAGGGCGAGAATGTGTCGACGGCCGAAGTGGCGGAGGCGATCGCTTCTTACCCGGGGGTGCGCGACGTCAGCGTCTATGGCGTGGAAATCCCGGGCCGTGACGGCCGCGCCGGCATGGCCGCCATCGTCCCGGACGCGGGCTTCGATCTCGCTGGCCTTCATGCGCATCTCGCAGCGCGGCTGCCGAGCTACGCCCGCCCGCTTTTCGTGAGGATCGCGCCAGCGCTGGAAGTGACGGAGACGTTCAAGCATCGCAAGCGCGAGCTTGCCGGTGAGGGATTCGATCCCCGGCGGACGCGGCGCGACCCTGTCTTTTTCGCGTCGCCGGGCGGCTCTATATATCTCGCCTTGGATTTGGCGCTTTACGAGAAAATCATCGGCGGCGCCATTGCCTTCTGA